In Desulfuromonas acetexigens, the following proteins share a genomic window:
- the ilvN gene encoding acetolactate synthase small subunit produces the protein MKHTISVLVENEFGVLSRVAGLFSGRGFNIESLSVAPALDPTISRMTIVTSGDDQVLEQITKQLNKLIDTIKIIDFTGQDFIEREMGMIKVTAEEGTRAEVLRIVDIFRAKVVDVTPRSYTIEVTGSPSKIDAVVELLRPMGIKELVRSGPVVLGRGPKGWRNS, from the coding sequence ATGAAACACACCATTTCCGTGCTCGTGGAGAATGAGTTCGGGGTTCTGAGTCGGGTCGCCGGACTCTTTTCCGGAAGGGGCTTCAATATCGAAAGCCTCTCCGTGGCGCCGGCTCTCGATCCCACCATCTCCCGCATGACCATCGTCACCAGCGGCGACGACCAGGTTCTGGAGCAGATCACCAAACAGCTGAACAAACTGATCGACACCATCAAGATCATCGATTTCACCGGCCAGGATTTCATCGAGCGGGAGATGGGGATGATCAAGGTGACGGCCGAGGAAGGAACCCGCGCCGAAGTGTTGCGTATCGTCGACATCTTCCGTGCCAAGGTCGTCGATGTCACTCCCCGCTCCTACACCATCGAAGTGACCGGTTCGCCGTCGAAGATCGATGCGGTGGTCGAATTACTGCGACCGATGGGGATCAAGGAACTGGTGCGCAGCGGCCCGGTCGTTCTCGGGCGCGGTCCCAAGGGCTGGCGCAACAGCTGA